Below is a window of Musa acuminata AAA Group cultivar baxijiao chromosome BXJ3-11, Cavendish_Baxijiao_AAA, whole genome shotgun sequence DNA.
CGTACATTGAGTCTTTTGCCTCTTCACATTCCAGGTGTCGTAGCTTCCCATGCATGGCGAGGCCATCGTCCTCTTCGTCGTGAACGAGCCTGTGCCACCTGATGTGTTCAGCACCGCAGAGTTGATCTGATCCGGTACGATCTTTTCGTCGAACAGCGACGCGTTGTGAAGTCTGACAGCAGCCACCGGGGGAACTTGAAATTGTTGCAGCGGCGGAGGATTGCGCCACTGGGGGAGCGGCCCTGCGAGGAGAACCGTCTGCAGCAGAGGGCCTGCTTCCAGTACAGCTTGCAGCAGCTTCCCCTTCCGCGGCAGCGGTCTCTTCATCGCGAGGCCGTCGATTATGGCGGAACCCCGGTCGTACTTTTGCTGCTGCGGGACGCCCATGTTGATGCTCGGCAGTTCAGGGGAACCAGGAGATGCGCCGCCGCGGCCGTAGGAATGATGGTTGGGAGTCGCCGAGAGGCTGTCGGACTCGGTCACGCTGCAGCTCCCTCGAGTCTGCGTGGGGGAGTACTCCCCCGTGTTAGGCTGCGAGATCTTGCtgagcagaagctgaagttgatcCCTGGCCACATCTCTCTCGTGGGCGATCACTTGGAGGAGGCGGATCAACTGATCGATGTTCTCCGCCCTCTTCCGTATCTCCTCCTTGGCGTTGGCCCGCAGCGCTTCCAGCTCCGAGGTGGTGCACAGAAGCTTGTGCTTCAAATCCTCCATGCTCTGCTCGAAGAAAGCAAGCACAGCAAAGAAATCCGTAAGGCAACGACTCATCCTTCATCTACGGCAGCCGGCAAGCAAACTCCATGGAAGACCTGGCAGAGAGAGACGTACTGACCTCATGAAAACCCCAGACGGAAGGAAAGCCAGCATCCATGGTGACCGCTTCGAGAGTCCAATGATCCAAACCCATTCCCGGCAGGATCTACAAAAGCACCGGCCTCCTATGGGACCTTCGATTTGCAGGGCGAGGGGGAAGAGAAGATAaagactactactactactactactactactactactactcagAAAGGGAGGAAGGGAAGAGGAGAGAGGAGGGAT
It encodes the following:
- the LOC135653380 gene encoding uncharacterized protein LOC135653380; this encodes MGLDHWTLEAVTMDAGFPSVWGFHESMEDLKHKLLCTTSELEALRANAKEEIRKRAENIDQLIRLLQVIAHERDVARDQLQLLLSKISQPNTGEYSPTQTRGSCSVTESDSLSATPNHHSYGRGGASPGSPELPSINMGVPQQQKYDRGSAIIDGLAMKRPLPRKGKLLQAVLEAGPLLQTVLLAGPLPQWRNPPPLQQFQVPPVAAVRLHNASLFDEKIVPDQINSAVLNTSGGTGSFTTKRTMASPCMGSYDTWNVKRQKTQCT